From Canis lupus baileyi chromosome X, mCanLup2.hap1, whole genome shotgun sequence:
attatttgaaaagtCATTAGAATTCCTGGGAACACTGTCATTTGTACTTTCCAACTGTGCGCTCAAGGAGCTGAAAgggtttcatttaaaaaatgaaagaaaggaaatgatacgCCAGAATTTTAACGGATTTATATTTTTGAGTCTTGTAAATGGAACCTAAATGAAAAGATCCTAAGAAGTCACTGTGGAAGTGGCATGTTATTCTGCCTCCAGCCTTAAGTTTGTCAGCAGGAGCCAGCTTGGCGCCTTACAGTGACAACCACTGACACACGAAAGAATAAACAATCATTATAATAGAACAGTTCCAATTGGGTGTCCTTGCTGTGGAATAAAGCATTCACCTGGCCATTTCACACTTTAGAGAGCTAGCAACACATGCTGACTAAATGCAGCTTGGTGTAGTAGAAGCGGACAGAAAAACCTGAATTGACTACGACACatgccctcttccctccccttctccccccatCCATAGGAAACAAAGACAGTAAAATAATCAGACTGATCACCCAAGGCCAAACTAACGGTTTACTTTTTATGCCATATTGCTCTTCCCCAAACACCCTGTTAGACGCGATGCTGATGGTGGCGGAGAGGCTCGAGGGTCCCTTCAACATCGAATCGGTCATGGATCCCATCGATGTGAAGATTTCTGATGCTATAATGAACATGCAGGAGAATAGTGTGCAAGTGTCTCAGAAGGTAACAGAGGCAGGATAactgaaaaggagaaacagagtccctacccctacccctcccGAACTTGGGATGCAACTTCCCTAATGTGACCATGAATGCTTCAATGCAGGTTTTCCAGGGATGTGGAccccccaagcccctcccagcCGGCCGGATTTCACGTTCCATCTCTGAGGGGGCTTTCAGTGCTCGCTTCAGACCATATCACCCTGAGGAACGCCCAACCACAGCAGCTGGCACTAGTTTGGACCGACTGGTGAGCACTTTGGCAGCAGTGGCCATGTTTAATGACCAAGAACCAAAAACATTTGCTCCAAATGCATTTTTAGTTGGAAGGCTTTCAAGTGCAGGTCTTTCAGGTGAAGCTTTTCAAGCAAATTGCATGTGAGTGTCAATAAATTCTGCCTCTCATTTTCTAGCTCATAAAGTTGGTACGTAGTTAGGAAACGTGAGGCATCTACTCTGAGACCATCATTGTGCCTGTCATAGGGAAGCACAGGGCAGTGAGACCCATCCTTGTTTTCCAGAAGCCCGAACAAAGCGGGAGAAGCAGCCATCCTTTTGCCTTAACTAGCAAAAGGGGATATGTAATAAGTGTTAGGACGGTTGGAAAACATAAGCAAACTGCTTTCCACACATGCTGCACACACAGTAGTGGGAGGGAGCGCAGTGACAGACACGGTTTCATAGAGGGGACGGTATAGACGCTGGAACCAGAGTATGAAAGCCTCACAGAAAGACACGGAGTTTTATCATGGTATCCATGGGACCTGGAGGCCAGCAGGCTTCCAATGGTAGTTGTAAATAAAGAGGTAGAGTAGACGGTGGATCTGGGCAACTCCTTGTATcccaccattcattcatttgagtaattctgttcttttctgtatAAATTTGATCTGCATTTTTTCTTTCGTGATTCAAGTTGAAAATGCATTGCATAGCACTCTGGAGCGACTTTAGAAATGGTCAAAAGACACATTTGTAGGCAGTTGGGTGTTTTTACACaggtcttctcttttcttctcctcttttctttcttcttttccctcttctctaatTAGGTTACTGATGTCAAGGAGAAGCTGAAACAGGCCAAGAAGTTCTGGTCCTCCCTGCCCAGCAATGTTTGCAGCGATGAGAGGATGGCCGCCGGGAATGGCAATGAAGATGATTGTTGGAATGGGAAAGGCAAGAGCAGGTTAGCTTTGGGCAAGTGGATTGGTGGTCTCCCTTCTCCCACATGCCTGGTACTGCGGGGCTCTTCAGACGGGGGTCACTTGGTGTCACTTGAGGGAAGCATCAGTAATGTGGACAGCCTCTAGACAATCTAAGGAACAGGCTTTGCCCCGAAAGCCTTGGGAAGGCACCCAGCTAGTTGCAGCGAGTACTGCCAGAAGTCTGCGGTGGTGGCTCTAGCCCAGTACAGGGGCTGCAGCCCGAGGTCAGGCTGTTCCAGTAGTTcggtcttttttttattttatttttttttattttttattggtgttcaatttactaacatacagaataacccccagtgcccgtcacccattcactcccaccccccgccctcctccccttccaccacccctagttcgtttcccagagttagcagtctttacgttctgtctccctttcttatatttcccacacatttcttcccccttcccttatattccctttcactattatttatattccccaaatgaatgagaacatataatgtttgtccttcaccgactgacttacttcactcagcataataccctccagttccatccacgttgaagcaaatggtgggtatttgtcatttctaatagctgagtaatattccattgtatacataaaccacatcttctttatccattcatctttggatggacaccgaggctccttccacagtttggctatcgtggccattgctgctataaacatcggggtgcaggtgtcccggcgtttcattgcatttgtatctttggggtaaatccccaacagtgcaattgctgggtcgtagggcaggtctatttttaactgtttgaggaacctccacacagttttccagagtggctgcaccagttcacattcccaccaacagtgtatgagggttcccttttctccgcatcctctccaacatttgttgtttcctgccttgttaattttccccattctcactggtgtgaggtggtatctcattgtggttttgatttgtatttccctgatggcaagtgatgcagagcattttctcatgtgcatgttggccatgtctatgtcttcctctgtgagatttctgttcatgtcttttgcccatttcatgattggactagaccactctctttcaccatacacaaagataaactcaaaatggatgaaagatctaaatgtgagacaagattccatcaaaatcctagagaagaacacaggcaacaccctttttgaactcggccatagtaacttcttgcaagatacatccacgaaggcaaaagaaacaaaagcaaaaatgaactattgggacttcatcaagataagaagcttttgcacagcaaaggatacagtcaacaaaactcaaagacaacctacagaatgggagaagatatttgcaaatgacatatcagataaagggctagtttccaagatctataaagaacttatcaaactcaacaccaaagaaacagtAGTTCGGTCTTTACAGGATTGAATCCTTGTGGTTCTCAGCCCAATGGCCTGGCTCCCCAAAGTTCCAGTTCCCAAAAGGCCTCATTCTCTTCGGGGATGTCTTGTGTTGCTCCCCTAACACACTTAGTAACTCTGCTAAGTACCCACTGTATCGGCACTTGACTCTGACTCACCAACCTCCGTAAAAGGGGTAGCTTTCCAAAAGGTCACCATCAAAGCAGAGaaacaagaaatgaaagaacTTTCTCATGAATTGTACCCAATGGAAATACTAGAATCTAGGCAGAATACTCTGATGATCTGCGGCGACCATTTGTCTTAACCACTCCTATTCACAGGGTCATTTCTCATTTCAGATACCTGTTCGCAGTGACGGGAAATGGCTTAGCCAACCAGGGCAATAATCCAGAGGTCCAGGTTGACACCAGCAAACCAGACATACTGATCCTTCGTCAGATCATGGCTCTTCGGGTTATGACCAGTAAAATGAAGAATGCATACAACGGGAACGATGTGGACTTCTTTGATATCAGTAAGCATTTGTGGTTTGGAGCTTAAACATTGTTCTTTGTACCAGCTTGTGATGAGGACTAAGTGGATTGAaatctctattccttttttttttttttaaataggtgacGAGAGCAGTGGAGAGGGAAGTGGAAGTGGTTGTGAGTATCAGCAGTGCCCTTCAGAGTTTGAGTACAACGTGACTGATCACTCTGGGAAGAATGCCAATGATAAAGCCAGCAGCCCTGGTGCCCTTGTGGGGGCACAGCCCTACCTCCTTGCTGTCTTCTGCATCTTGCTCCTGGTCATGCAGCGAGAGTGGAGATAATTCTGAATCTTAGAGGGAAAAGTtttcatcaaaaagataaaaaggcaCCAGTTATCACTTTTATACCATCTTAGtgactttgctttttaaatgaatggacaACGATGTACAGTTTTTACTATGTGGCCACTGGTTTAAAAAATGCCAACTTTGTGTTTTCATTCAGTTTTGTGGGGGAAAGGGACTCGTATGTAAAGTTGATTCCTGCTCCCCCAGAATCATGTTAAATGTGGCTAACAGTGTAGGTACAGAACTGTAGTTAGTTGtgcatttgtgattttatcaCTCTcttatttgtttgtgtttttttttcctttttgtttgtgggtttttttttcttcagttatgATCTTACCTTGTTTCTTACAAGAAAACCAGGGTCCTTTCTTGGCATGTAACATGTACgtatttctgaaatattaaataGCTGTACAGAAGCAGGTTTTATTTATCATGTtatcttattaaaagaaaaagcccaaCAAGCAGTAAAAATTCCATTCATCCCTGTTGTTTTAGTTGCCTTATCTGGAGAGAAgtggatgtgatttttttttattattattattaagttagGACAGAATGTGAAGGCACGGGGGGCTTCTGAGCCACTTGGTGGGTTGTATTAAGGCATCAATACGAGAAGAAGGCTGTACTTCATTGATAGCCAGGGACTGGAAGAGACTGCAGACTACACCTGTCTTGGCTGAACTGAATTACATAAACTAAGATCGCAGGTAGATAGGTCTATTTCTCGAACCCACTTATACTAAAAAGTGGAACCCATTTAGAAGATTCTTTTTCAT
This genomic window contains:
- the GPC4 gene encoding glypican-4 isoform X3 — protein: MEEKYSLQSKDDFKSVVSEQCNHLQAIFASRYKKFDEFFKELLENAEKSLNDMFVKTYGRLYMQNSELFKDLFGELKRYYVAGSVNLEEMLSDFWARLLERMFRLVNSQYHFTDEYLECVSKYTEQLKPFGDVPRKLKLQVTRAFVAARTFAQGLAVARDVVSKVSVVNPTAQCTHALLKMIYCSHCQGLVNVKPCYNYCSNIMRGCLANQGDLDFEWNNFIDAMLMVAERLEGPFNIESVMDPIDVKISDAIMNMQENSVQVSQKVFQGCGPPKPLPAGRISRSISEGAFSARFRPYHPEERPTTAAGTSLDRLVTDVKEKLKQAKKFWSSLPSNVCSDERMAAGNGNEDDCWNGKGKSRYLFAVTGNGLANQGNNPEVQVDTSKPDILILRQIMALRVMTSKMKNAYNGNDVDFFDISDESSGEGSGSGCEYQQCPSEFEYNVTDHSGKNANDKASSPGALVGAQPYLLAVFCILLLVMQREWR
- the GPC4 gene encoding glypican-4 isoform X2, which gives rise to MPAGFRTSRRSWSPVGWEAGLRGPGDHLKICPQGYTCCSQEMEEKYSLQSKDDFKSVVSEQCNHLQAIFASRYKKFDEFFKELLENAEKSLNDMFVKTYGRLYMQNSELFKDLFGELKRYYVAGSVNLEEMLSDFWARLLERMFRLVNSQYHFTDEYLECVSKYTEQLKPFGDVPRKLKLQVTRAFVAARTFAQGLAVARDVVSKVSVVNPTAQCTHALLKMIYCSHCQGLVNVKPCYNYCSNIMRGCLANQGDLDFEWNNFIDAMLMVAERLEGPFNIESVMDPIDVKISDAIMNMQENSVQVSQKVFQGCGPPKPLPAGRISRSISEGAFSARFRPYHPEERPTTAAGTSLDRLVTDVKEKLKQAKKFWSSLPSNVCSDERMAAGNGNEDDCWNGKGKSRYLFAVTGNGLANQGNNPEVQVDTSKPDILILRQIMALRVMTSKMKNAYNGNDVDFFDISDESSGEGSGSGCEYQQCPSEFEYNVTDHSGKNANDKASSPGALVGAQPYLLAVFCILLLVMQREWR